From the genome of Petrotoga sibirica DSM 13575:
TCAATCTTTTTTCGAAATTATGTGATTTTCCAGTATCCTCTTTTTCTTCATCGAAATCTTTTAAAGACAACTCATACTTTCCGTCTTTTGTTCTTCCTATGACTTTTCCTTGAACTTCATCACCAATTTTTAAAAAACTGGATATCTCTCTAACATACTTTTTTGAAATCTTTGAAATGTGTACAAATCCTTCTTCACCATTTTCAAGTTCTAAAAAAGCACCAAACTTTTTGATGTCTACAACTTTACCTTTCACAGAATCCCCTGTTGCTAAACTTTCATTTACCAAAATAATTACCTTGCCCTTTTTTCTTAATCACGAGAACCTTGCTAAGTCGTGATATCACCCTTTATATACGAGTGGCCTGGGTCCGGGCGTTGGTTTTCACCTCCGAGATTTTTTGTTGTGTTTCCAATTGGATATTGGCAAAAATTTACCAATAGCAAGGACCAACTGGATAACGCTTTTTATCTCTTGATAGATTTATTCCTTAACTCTAACAAATCCCCCCCAAATAAGATAATTAGAGATTTTAGTGTTCAAGGAAATCTTTGTATTTGTTCTTAAATTTCTGTACTCTACCTTCAGTATCCAATATTTGTGAACCTAATTCTCCTCTGTAGAAAGGATGACACTCAGAGCAGACATCTAATCTGAAATTGTCAACTGTAGAATACATTGTATGTTCGGCGCCACAAGCACATTTTACGGTTATAAGCCTCATTTCTGGATGAATACCTTGTTTCACGTCTAACACTCCTTAATCTATATTTCTTCCCAAACTATTGTATCATAATCTGATAATTATGTCAAATTAAAAGGGTTGTAGATTAAAAGATATATACTATACCTAATCCTCCACTTAAATCAAAAGCTGTGCTGGGGAGAAACATAAAGCCAGGTGCAATTTCTAAAAATGTTAATACAGGAGTTTCCGGGATAACAAAATTCAAAGCCAACGGGAAACGTATACCTAAATCTAGATCATCTTTTACACCAACATGAATACCTCCACCATAACTAAAATCGACATCGCCAAATACATTTGGAGAAACAGCATTATAATCTGCTTGTATGGAGAAACTGTCATGAGAAAAAGACCATGCAGCTGTAACACCGACAAAACTCCTTAAACCGGTATAACTCCTGATATACAACCCACTTGGTTCACCAATCTTTGCACCTATACCTAATGGAGCAGAAAAAACACCTACAGATAAAATTATTAATACGAATAAAGAAACTAATATCTTTTTCATGTGAACCCCTCCCGATAACTAATTTTTTTTAAAAACTTAAACAACGTTACATAAATATAATATCATAACTATATTAAATTTCTATTAATTTCTTTAAATATTCTTACATTGTTCACATTACCATAACCTAACGTTGCCATAGAAACCTACGAACCAGATTTCACCACTTAATCAAGAAATAAAAAATGAGATTGTTTAATAAAATGTCCCCAAACAACAACAATCTAAAGACAACGTTAGCTTCCTCTAAAGAAAAACTTTTGTGTGGGTTTCTCCCCTTTCTTTTAGGATCCTCTGGGCATTCTTACTACCAATATTTCTCACTTTGGTCAGAGGAATCCTTAAATATTCCCCTTCAATTTTAAAAACCTTTGCTTCGCTCTTGTAAAGATCCGGTCTTAAAAAGCCAAAACCTCTTTTTCTCATCTCGTAGGCGGTCTTAAGTGTGGAATAAAAGTTGGACTCTTCGTAATTATGTTGGTATTCGTTTTTTGAAAGTTTTTTAATCGCCTGAACCGTCAATTCTTCATCCATTATAATATCAATATCAAAAAACCTCGCTCTGATAGTGAAATAAACCATGTAAAACTCAAGAGGATAATAAAGCTTGTAAAACGCTATTTTGTACGCCATTATCATGTAGGCAACCGCATGTGCCTTTGGGAATAGATAATGAATCTTCTTCAGAGAATCAAGATACCATTCGGGGGCTTTTGAATCATCTATCGCCTTCAACTCTTTCTCTGTAAGCTCTTTCCCTTTTCTCACTTTCTCCATAATCATAAAGGCTGTTTTTGGTTCCACTCCGAAATATTCAAGCGTTATCAAAATATCGTCACGGCAGCTAACGATCTGATCGATATCTGCAACATTCTTTAAAACTATCTCACGTGCGTTGTTGAACCAAATATCCGTTCCGTGTGCAAGTGAATTCGTTCTACACAGATCATAAAAAGTTTTGGGCCTCGTCTCGGTGAGCATCTTATGGGAAAAAGGTGTCCAAACTTCTGGTACACCCAACGTTCCAATCTCCGTACCTATCTCTGAAAGATCCACTCCCAACTCCTTTGTAGAAGAGAAAAGTGAAAGAACCCGCTCATCGTGCATTGAAATATCGTTGTAATCGTAACCGGTTAAATCTTTAAGCATCTTTAAAAATGTTGGACCATCGTGAGACAACACATCTATTTTCAACAAATCATTTTCTAATGCCTTAAAATCGTAATGTGTCGTAACGATACCAATCTCGGGAGAATTTGCAGAATATTGGTAAGGAGTGAAATCATGGACATCGTACTCTTGAGGGATTATTATCATAGCCGAAGGATGTTGACCTGTATTCAACTTTGTTCCTTTTATTTTCTGAGAAATCCAAAAAAGATGCGCAAAATTCATATCTTCATCCTTGAAGTAATTAAGAGCCATCTTCATAGCGTTGTACCTTGAGATGGTACTAATCGTACCTGCCTTGTAACAATAATTCCTACCAAATTTCTCTTCCAAGAACCTCTGTATATCGGTGAAGATCTCAGCCGAAAAATTCACGTCTATATCTGGGATCTTCTCGCCAGAATACCCCATAAAAACCTCAAACCTTATATTATGCCCATCGGAGTTTAAAATTGCACCGCAATTTGGGCATGACTTCTCTTTTAAATCAAAACCACTCAAATTCAAATTCTCCACGAACTCTATAAACCCACAACTCTCACAAAAATAATGTGGCGGCAACGGATTAACCTCCGTTATCCCCAAAAGAAAAGCCACAAGCGAAGAACCAACAGAACCCCTCGAACCGATTGGGTAACCCATCTCTAAAGACTCCTTGACCATATCGGCTGAGATCAAAAATATCACCGCATACCCGTTATCTACTATACTTTTCAATTCCTTTTCTATCCTATCTATAATTATACGGTGTAACTTTTCCCCATACCTCTTTTTTGCGTTGCTATAAACGATATCTCTCAAATTTTGGTCGGCAGAGGGGATATAAGGCGCCTTCAATTTAAAATCAAAAGGTGCAAACTCCTCTATCTCACCAGCGATTTTATTCGGATTTTTCACCACAATTTCTTTTGCGATGCCACGCTTTTTAAAGATCTCAAATGCGGCATCGCACATCTGGGAAGTGCTTCTAAAGTAATTAACACTTCGCACAGTCTTTCTTGGTTTACTCTTTGTGGATGTACCAACGATCATAGCGTTTAAATACTCCCGATCCTCTTCCCTTAAATAATGAACATCCCCGGACATAACAACAGGCTTTCTGACATCTTTTGCAATCTCATAGACAGTTCTAGAATAATCGATAATCTTACCCTTCTCCAAACACAAATCGTTATAACAATCCACAGGGAAAAGCTCTATATAATCAAAAAAAGTTATCCATTCCTTCAAATCGTTAGTAGAATACTTGTTCAAATAGGAGTAAAGCAAAAATCCATCCAGTGAAGAGCCTAAAAGTAGCCCTTTTCTCAAATTCTTCAAATCAGAAAGTGAAATTATCGCACTTTTATTCACAACGTTCATATGTGAAATGGATACTATCTTATAAAGATTCTTCAACCCCTCTTTATTCCTAACCAGCACATTCACATGTTTTACGATCCCTCTTCTCTCATCGTGTACATTCAACTCACAACCAAAAATAGCTTTTATACCCTTTCTTTTAGCATACTCATAGAAATAAGGAATTATCTGCACATTTTCGTTATCAGTAATGGCAACCGCCTTTTGTCCAAAAGAAGAAACAGCATCCACCAACTCCTCCATACCCAATATAGACAACTTTGAGCTCATCTTTGAATGCGCATGAAGTTCAACCCTCTTTTCTACCGAAAGATCATGCCAAGCCGATGGAACAGCAGCTTTTATTGTAACCACATTCAAACAATAACTCCCCATTTCGCTATCGTACTCTAATACCCCTTCAAATCTAAACCATTCACCTTTCCTTGACCCCGTTCGGGGCGTTTTCCTGCTTTCGGATTTACACAAAAAAGAATAACTATAATCAGTAACAAACAAATAATAAAAATCCTTTGCCTCATCAACATAAAAAATTTTACCTTTTATGCTTATCTCCTTATTAAAAAACTCTTCCTCCCGCCCTTTAATATCCAAAAGACTCTCAAAAAAATACATAGAACTTCCTCCTTAGGAATACGTATATATATTATTATACATAATTCTACCTAAGAAGTCAACATATGGTCGGGCTGCTGGGTGAAAGGCACAACCTTTTGCTTATCCTTAAGGGCGGGCTGCGGGGCAAAGAACCCTTCCATTCATCCTTTTGGGTGGGCTGCGGGGTGAAAGGGCGCTAGTAAAAAGTAGAAGGCAGATAAATAATTATCTGCCTTCATTCCGATCAATATCACTTATCTACTTCTTTGGTTTATCTTTTGGCTTATCTTTCTTTTTCTTTTTTTCCTCTGCCATGACCCTTCCTCCTCCGGGCAAAAAGCCCTGTTAATGGAACCCTTATACCAATAACCAAAACATATAAAATCTTATAAATATTATACCATACTAAAAATTAAAAGCAACAGTTTTTAGCAATAATTTTTGGCAAAAATATCACTTTTAAAAAACTCTGTTAAAAATCCCTCAATTTCAGTCGATAAAAAATAGGATTAACAATTGACTAAAAAGAAATATTAATAAACCACAAAAATACGATCATCCTAATGGATGTTCTGCGAGACGAAGTCATACATTTTAATTCCTTAGAGGGTGGGCAGCGGGGCGAAGGGGCGCTAACACAAGTTTTTAGAACTTTTAAAGACACTAAACTTCAAAAGCCAAGGAGGAATCCCATGTACGAAGAAATCTTTGAATTGATAAACAAAGGAGAAATAACCAAAGCTCAAGAACAAATAGAAAAAATATCCGATGATGACCCAAAAAAATACAACTTAAAAGGGCTAATACACTTCAACAAAAAAGAACTCGAAAAAGCCAAAGAAGAATTTGAAAAAGGATTAACAATAAACCCCGTTGACCCAGACCTATTATTCAATTATGGGTATCTACTAAAAGAAATGAACCAAGAGATGGAAGCATGGAGATACCTCATGAGGATACACGACAAAGACTGGGCAACTTATGACCTCTTAGGAGACATAGAATTCAAAAACAGAAGCAAACTAGCATCTTTAAGATTTTATCTAAAAGCAGCAGAACTAACAGATAACCCACAAATGAAAAAGAAGTTCTTAGAAATAAGAAACAAGATAAAAAAAGACACAAAGATAGCCTTCCTATGCTTACCTGGCTTAGACAACTTCCTAAAAGACATAGTAGAAACCTTCTCACTCGGATACGATGTCAAACTCGTAGTATCAACAGACGGCAACGAAATAACAGAAGCGATAAAATGGGCAGACATAGTCTGGCTCGAATGGGCAAATGACTTAGCAATATTTGCAACAAACAAAGTCCCTGAAATAGCAAATAAAAAAGTTATTTGTAGGTTGCATAGTTACGAAGTTTTCACTCAATTTCCTGAAAAAATAAATTGGGAAAATATTGATCAATTGATATTTGTATCAGAACCAATAAAAAAGATTTTTCACCAATTACATTCTTTTCTTGATCTTCAATCATGCAAAGAAGAAATTGTTTACAACGGTGTTGACTTAGACAAATTCAAATACACTATACACAAACCAGGATACAATTTAGCGGTCTTAGCTCACATAAACTACAAAAAAAATCCCGCAGCGTGGATTCAAATAATAAATAAATTAAAAGAAATAGATAACAAATACAAATTACACATTGCAGGAGATTTTCAAGACACTAGGTACAGAGTATACTTTGACTACATAAAAAAAGAAATGAAAATGGAAGACAATTTCCTTTTACATGGATGGATAAAGGAAGTAGAAAAATTTTTAGAAGACAAAAACTACATAATATCAACAAGCATACACGAAAGCTTCGGTTACAACATCGCCGAAGCAATGGCAAGGGGAATAAAACCAATAATTCATAATTTTGACGGTGCCAAAACATTATGGCCTAATGAGCTTATATACAATACAATCGATGAAGCGGTGGAAAAAATAACCGAAGAAAGTTACTACTCAGAAAGTTATCGTCGGTTTATCGAAGATAATTACACGTTGGAGGAACAGATTAATGCATTAGAAACCGCACTAAATACATTAGAAAAAGTCAACAAGAAAATAAATAAAAAAGTTGCCGAAGATCTGAAGGACTCATTTTTAGATTATATGATTCCTAAATTTATAGAATTTACACCATACACAGACAAATATATTGATTCTTTCGATTTTGAAGGTTCTAAAATTAGAATTGGAAAGGTAGAAAAAATTACAGATAAGATTAGCCTTATTGAATTTATAGTAAAAAATAAAAAGGGTCAACAATTAGCATTGCAAAATATTTGGTATAATCATTCTACTAAGCAAATAACTTTCCCAGATTACATCTCACTAAGTAAAAATAAAAAGATAGTTCAAAATATTGTTCATCAGATACTTGATTCCAGGTTAAATTACAATGGTAATATGTTTAGATTTCCAGGAAGCAAAAAATATTGGGAAGAAAGATACAAAACAGGAGGTAATTCAGGACAAGGTTCTTATGGAAAATTAGCAGAATTCAAAGCAGAGGTAATAAATTCTTTTGTAAAGGAGAAAAGAATTAATTCGATTGTAGAATTTGGCTGTGGAGATGGAAATCAAGTATCTTTGTTTGATTTTCCAAAGTATATTGGTTTGGATGTTTCAGAGACTGCTGTTAATTTGTGTAGAGAACGTTTTATAAAAGATAAAACAAAAAGTTTTTTCTTATATAAACCAGAAGAAGTAGAAAGCAACAAATCCCTTTTTAAGGCTGAGCTGTCGTTATCATTGGATGTGATTTACCATCTGGTTGAGGATTTGCAGTTTGATTTATACATGAAAAACTTATTCCAATCTGCAGAAAAATTTGTTATCATCTATTCTTCAAACACAGGTAAAAATCCAGAAGGCACGTCCCCTCACATCAAATACAGAAGGTTTACTGATTGGATTGAAAAGAACGCACCAGAATGGGAATTATTTCGTAAGATTAAAAACAAATATCCTAAGGAGTCTTTCTCTGATTTTTTCATTTTCTCCAGACGCCAAGAAGGGCTAGATATTCATTGATAATATAACGATCATTGTCAATATATAAATTATTTATATTTTCTGATTTATATAATATTCACTAATCTCTCCACGACCTTTGAGAGTTCTTAACACTTTTCTTCTGAAAGAAAAAGGCAGGAATGTTCGAAGGCTTAAAGAATCAAGTTTGAGTATAATTGATGCTATGGCTAACCCGTTGAAGAAGTAGAAGGTCTTTCAAAAGTGTTGTACGAAAAGATTATTCAAAGATACCCAGTTATTGAAAGTATAATAAACTTACTAAATGAATTCAAACAGATGTTGAAATCAAAGAACGTTAAAAAAGCTGAAGAATGGATAGAAAAAGAACATATAAAAAATGCTAAAGTTTTTGGAAAACTGTTCGATAATATGTATGAAAATCCTTAGCGCTAAGGGAAAATCCTTGTCCAAGGAAGGGCAAGAAACAAAAAAATCACATGGAGGTGTATGAATTATGAGGATTAATCACAACATCAGTGCATTGAATGCATGGAGATCGATGGATCAAGTAAACCAATCTATGGGTAAAACACTTGAAAAACTTTCTTCTGGTTTAAGGATCAACAGAGCAGGAGACGATGCAGCAGGATTAGCAATATCCGAAAAGATGAGAGGTCAAATAAAAGGTTTGGATACCGCTGTAAAGAATGCACAAGACTCTATATCTTTGATACAAACAGCAGAAGGGGCATTGACAGAAACACACTCTATACTTCAAAGAATGAGAGAATTATCAGTTCAAGCTGCATCAGACACTAACACAAATGTTGATAGAAATCAAATTCAGTTAGAATTAGACCAACTAAGAGACGAAATCGATAGGATTTCAAGAACCACAGAGTTTAACACAATGAAATTGCTTGATGGAAAGATTGAATCATTCAGAGGTAGTGAAGATATTAAAGTTGTTACGGGGGGGAATATAAATGTTGAAGCTGGATTGATATCCGGCAGTACAGCAGTGGAAGGTACTTACGTTGTAGAAGTTGGACAATTAAGTGGTACTGAAACCACTGCTTTGGATGTTAAAATAACTCAGATAACAGCTGGTGGACAAACTAGCACCATTGTCACTTTGGGAGCTGGAGCAGCTACTATTGGTGGAATTTCATTTAAATGGGAATCATCAACTTTTGCTATCTCAGATTTTGGAGGGTCTTTGCCCAAAAATGAAATTGTAGATAGTGCAGTAGTTAGAGTTGAAGCAGCTAATACAGCTGCTAATCAATTAGTTTTGCAAATAGGGGCGAATGAAGGTCACAACATCGTACTTGGAATAGACGATATGAGTTCCAAGGCTCTTGGACTCACGGAGGATTCACTTAAAGCAACCGACCAAGACAGTGCTGAAAGATCGATAATGGTTGTGGACGCCGCAATTCACAAGGTAAGTACAGCGAGAGCTTCACTTGGTGCCGTTCAAAACAGATTGGAACATACTATATCCAACTTGGGTGTAGCTTCTGAGAACTTAACCGCAGCAGAAAGCAGAATCAGAGACGCAGATATGGCAAAAGAGATGATGGATTTTACAAAGCAACAGATACTCTTGCAGGCATCGAATGCGATGTTGGCACAAGCGAATACAATTCCACAAAATGTGTTGCAGTTGTTGAGATAAAGGGGAATTTGAGAGAGGGCCTTCGGCCCTCTTTTTTCTATTTATTATCTAATTATTATCTATTTATTATCTATTCCCACCCGCCGCCCTTTAAGGAGTTATTTCTTTGGTTAGAGCTTCTTTTATCTATTCCCGCCCACCACCCCTTAAGGTAGTTTTTCTATGATTGGAGAAAGCCCCTTAAGGAATTAAATATATTGAACAAGAATGATATAATAGATGTAGCTTTTTGATGGGAGGAAAGTTTATGAGTGCTGATAAAGAAAAATTGTTGTCCGTTGCTATGATCGTCAAGGACGAAGAGACTAATATTAGACGTGCCTTAGAGGCTATTAAAGATGTGGCTGATGAGATAATCGTTGTTGATACAGGTTCAACAGATAGAACACCGGAGATAGTTAAAGAGTATACCGATAAGTTGTACTTCCATGAATGGCAGAATGATTTTTCTGAGGCTCGAAATTATTCTTTGAAGTTTCCAACCTGTGAGTGGGTTTTGATATACGATGCGGACGAGGAGGCTTCAGAATCGTTTAAAAAAAATATAAGAGATTTTCTTATGAAGCAGCCAAAAGATGTTAATACCGTCTATATACCAACAATCAGTTATATGGATATTAACTACACAAGAACTGAAGTTGCTTCAACTTCAAGAATTTTTAGAAAAGGTACCATTGAATACAAAAACGTTGTACATAATCAAGCTAAATATAAACCAAAGGTCGTTCGAGGTAATTTTCCAATTCTTCATTACGGTTACATCTGGACAAGGGCTTTGAAGAGAAAGAAGTATGAAAGAACAGGTAATTTAATAAGAGAGCAACTAAAAGACGCAAAACACCCAATCGAGAGGTTATACTATTTAGTTCAGTTGTACAAAACAGAGTCTATCGGGGGGTATACGCATAAAAAGAACCAAGTTGCTTGGGAGACGTTGGCAGAGATAAAAAGGGTGGGAAAAGTTCCTGCCATAGGGCTTGAATTTTTGTACATGTTTGGATTGGACTGTATGTTTGCGGGTTTGAAAGACCTTGGAAGGGATTTGCTGCAAAAGTGTATAGATGCTACTCCTCAGTATCCTGACCCTTATTTTGGTATGATGGCTTTGTACGAAAGATCAAAAGATTGGGATGAGCTAAGCAAGTGGGGGGAAAAGTTTTTTAATGTCTTAGATGAAGCTATGAAAAATGTTGAGAATTTTGATTGGACTATTATGTCTTTCAAGCAAGTGCCTTTGGCGCATATTTTGATGGCACGTGCAATGTTGAAAAGAAAGGATTTTGAAGGTTTCAACAATCATATTTCAATTGCATTTAGTGAAGATGAGAACATTAATATTGATAAAAAGAATTTGTATGTTTTGATGAACGATATAAAAGAAAGTGTTGAAGCTAAAGATGAGTTTGAAAAGTTATTACCTGGATTAAGAGTTATGGTTGAAGGTGTAGAAAAATCAGGAATTGTTGTTTATTATGACAGCGTCGTTGAAAAAATTGCTGAATTAGAAGTTGAAGTCGATGAGGTTTTGTTAGATAAATTATCTTGTAGAAATGAACTTTCAAAATACATAATAAAGAAAATGAAAACATCAGAAGACAAACTTTTAGATTTTATAACAAAAAGTGATTATCTTAATTTTGTAGAAAAAAACGGTATACCTGGACTTTTGCTTTTTTATTCTGTTTTGCAAAACACAAAAGATACTGTTGATACGTTGAAGACCCTTTCTAGTTTAAGAAAGATCGAAGATGAAAAGATTCAAGGAGTTTTATACGCCTTATTAGGAGATTGTTATCTGAGTTTGAAAAGGTTCAAAGAGGCTCTGAGTCAGTATAAAAAGTCTTTAGAAATACTTCCTGAGCTTTCACAGTTTATTAAACCTATAATTGAGGATTTGAGCACGAAATTAGACCCCGAGATGGATGGGGTTTACGAAGAGATGTATACCCATTTTGCTTCAGGGAAAGAGTTCATTTTCGATATAATGGGGTACGTTGGGCAAGAGAACGCTGAAAAACTTTATCTTATTTCTGAAGCTCCATTGGCTTTGTACGTTTCGGGGGTATCTTTTATTCAAAAGGATGCACAAAAGGCTGAAACGTTGTTGAAAAAAGTAGAAAATATCGACGAATTTCCTTTTTATTATTATAGGCTTGCTAAGATATACGAAAAAAAAGATATTAAAAAAGCTTTTGAATATCATATAAAAGCTGTTGAGGAAAATAACAAACTCGCTGATTTGGCACTTGGTAGATACAGTTATTCTGGGCTTTATCCAAGTACTCAGATTAGTTTTATGAAAAGCAACGATGAAATGATTTGGGTAGGGAATATTTCCGAAAAGTTTTCCACGCTTGGAATCATTCATCCCATTAGGAGTTGGAAGAAATCAGAATCTTTTATGTACGCTTCCCCTTATCCTTCTGATGAAGCTTTGAGGATTTACGAAGAACGTGAGAAAGAGGCTTACAAGTCTGCTCCTTTGGAGATCAAAAAGGAAGTTATTTTAAAGGGATTAATTGATAGTGATTTTAAAGATATCAAGCTTCTTGGGGTTGATAAAGAGAAGTATGAAAGTGTTTTTGAAGATTTGGGTGTTTCTGTGAAGGATACTTCTAACAATCTTTTAATTGTAGGTGAGTTTGAGAAAAATTATGATTTGTCTGATACCTTAAAGAAGGCACAGAAGGTTTTAACTTTTGTGTATGTTCCTGATTTAAAGGATAGGGAAAACGTAGTTTGGTTTCTTCCAAAGTTTAGGGTGCTTAGAACAACGAGTCAGTTGATTTCTTTATTCGAGAAAGAAGGGTTTAAGGTTTCAAAAGTTGAGGCTATTGATGGAAATTTGAGATGTATTCAAGGGTATAAAGAGTAATTTTTACTTTCATTGACAAGTTTTGAAATATAATGTATAATATTTTAGAAAAGTGTTTTGGGGGCGCTTAGCTCAGTGGGAGAGCGTCTGCTTCACGCGCAGAAGGTCGTAGGTTCAAACCCTACAGCGCCCACCATTTTTCTTTGTTCTTCTTGCAAGTTTTTTCAGCTTTCCGCATACCTCCTGGTACTTACTCACGAGACTAGAAAAATAAATTTTTTATTAAAGAAATATAAATATTTTTTTAATTATCTTTCTTCAGTTATAGCACATCATCAAAAAATACCTTGAATACCTAATTTTAAGCATTTTCAACAAAAAATTTTAAAATTTTGCGAATTTGCATGTTTTGTGTATAATCGAAAAAACTTAGTAAATATATTCATTACCATTTATTAGTAATAATGAAATATATTTCAATGAATTATTTGTTATGAAAATAATTTCTTGTTGTTTTATCTTTTTTAGGTATACCGGGGAAAAACCAAAAAGGAGGAGGTAACAGTGAGTAATTCTATTGAATTAACCCAAGAAAGTTATGTTGACAGCATAATTGAAAGGGTAATTGTAAAGAATCCTGGAGAAGCTGAGTTTCACCAGGCAGTACGTGAAGTTCTTGAAAGTATCAAGCCGGTTGTTGAACTGTATCCTGAATTTGAAGAAAACGGGATTTTAGAAAGGTTGACTGAGCCTGAAAGGCAGATTATCTTTCGTGTTCCGTGGGTAGATGATCAAGGAAGCGTTCATGTTAATAGGGGATACAGAATTGAATTCAACTCGGCATTAGGGCCTTATAAAGGGGGGTTGCGTTTTCATCCCACCGTATACCCTGGAATTATGAAGTTTCTTGCATTTGAACAAACTTTCAAAAATGCTTTAACTGGAAGGCCTATAGGTGGAGCAAAAGGTGGTAGCGACTTTGACCCAAAGGGGAAATCAGATTCCGAAGTTATGAGATTTTGTCAAAGTTTTATGACTGAACTATACAGGCACATTGGGGCACAAACAGATATTCCAGCTGGAGACATAGGCGTTGGAAAAAGAGAAATTGGGTATCTCTTTGGTCAATACAAAAGAATTACCAACCGTTTTGAAGCTGGTACGCTAACAGGAAAAGGAATAGATTGGGGTGGAAGTTTAGTTAGAATAGAAGCAACGGGGTATGGATTGGTTTATTTTGTTGAAGAAATGCTAAAAGATGTTGGTGAAACATTTGAGGGCAAGAAGGTTATAATTTCTGGATCTGGAAACGTGGCTATTTACACTGCTCAAAAAGTTATAGAACTTGGTGGAAAAGTGATAGCTATTAGTGATTCTGATGGCGTAGTATACGATCCAGAAGGAATAGATTTAAATTCTGTGATTGAGATAAAAGAAAAAAGAAGAGGAAGAATAGTTGAGTACCTCAAAGCTTATCCTTCTGCTGAGTATAATGACAATAGTAAAGATATTTGGAAAATTGAGTGTGATATTGCCTTTCCATGTGCTACACAAAACGAAATAGATACAGAAGAAGCAAAAGCACTTGTGAATAATGGTGTTGTAGTAGTAGCAGAAGGCGCTAATATGCCGTGCACTCCAGAAGCTATTGAGTGTTTCCAAAAAAATAACGTTATGTTTGCCCCAGCTAAAGCTGCCAACGCTGGTGGTGTTGCAACCTCTGCATTAGAAATGACTCAAAATAGTATGTGGGAGTCTTGGAGTTTTGAAGATGTAGATAAAAAATTACGAGATATAATGAAGGACATATACAGTAGTATAAAGACGACAGCTGAAGAATACAAGAAAGACGGAGACCTTGT
Proteins encoded in this window:
- the rpmE gene encoding 50S ribosomal protein L31 — encoded protein: MKQGIHPEMRLITVKCACGAEHTMYSTVDNFRLDVCSECHPFYRGELGSQILDTEGRVQKFKNKYKDFLEH
- a CDS encoding PolC-type DNA polymerase III codes for the protein MYFFESLLDIKGREEEFFNKEISIKGKIFYVDEAKDFYYLFVTDYSYSFLCKSESRKTPRTGSRKGEWFRFEGVLEYDSEMGSYCLNVVTIKAAVPSAWHDLSVEKRVELHAHSKMSSKLSILGMEELVDAVSSFGQKAVAITDNENVQIIPYFYEYAKRKGIKAIFGCELNVHDERRGIVKHVNVLVRNKEGLKNLYKIVSISHMNVVNKSAIISLSDLKNLRKGLLLGSSLDGFLLYSYLNKYSTNDLKEWITFFDYIELFPVDCYNDLCLEKGKIIDYSRTVYEIAKDVRKPVVMSGDVHYLREEDREYLNAMIVGTSTKSKPRKTVRSVNYFRSTSQMCDAAFEIFKKRGIAKEIVVKNPNKIAGEIEEFAPFDFKLKAPYIPSADQNLRDIVYSNAKKRYGEKLHRIIIDRIEKELKSIVDNGYAVIFLISADMVKESLEMGYPIGSRGSVGSSLVAFLLGITEVNPLPPHYFCESCGFIEFVENLNLSGFDLKEKSCPNCGAILNSDGHNIRFEVFMGYSGEKIPDIDVNFSAEIFTDIQRFLEEKFGRNYCYKAGTISTISRYNAMKMALNYFKDEDMNFAHLFWISQKIKGTKLNTGQHPSAMIIIPQEYDVHDFTPYQYSANSPEIGIVTTHYDFKALENDLLKIDVLSHDGPTFLKMLKDLTGYDYNDISMHDERVLSLFSSTKELGVDLSEIGTEIGTLGVPEVWTPFSHKMLTETRPKTFYDLCRTNSLAHGTDIWFNNAREIVLKNVADIDQIVSCRDDILITLEYFGVEPKTAFMIMEKVRKGKELTEKELKAIDDSKAPEWYLDSLKKIHYLFPKAHAVAYMIMAYKIAFYKLYYPLEFYMVYFTIRARFFDIDIIMDEELTVQAIKKLSKNEYQHNYEESNFYSTLKTAYEMRKRGFGFLRPDLYKSEAKVFKIEGEYLRIPLTKVRNIGSKNAQRILKERGETHTKVFL
- a CDS encoding glycosyltransferase, whose translation is MYEEIFELINKGEITKAQEQIEKISDDDPKKYNLKGLIHFNKKELEKAKEEFEKGLTINPVDPDLLFNYGYLLKEMNQEMEAWRYLMRIHDKDWATYDLLGDIEFKNRSKLASLRFYLKAAELTDNPQMKKKFLEIRNKIKKDTKIAFLCLPGLDNFLKDIVETFSLGYDVKLVVSTDGNEITEAIKWADIVWLEWANDLAIFATNKVPEIANKKVICRLHSYEVFTQFPEKINWENIDQLIFVSEPIKKIFHQLHSFLDLQSCKEEIVYNGVDLDKFKYTIHKPGYNLAVLAHINYKKNPAAWIQIINKLKEIDNKYKLHIAGDFQDTRYRVYFDYIKKEMKMEDNFLLHGWIKEVEKFLEDKNYIISTSIHESFGYNIAEAMARGIKPIIHNFDGAKTLWPNELIYNTIDEAVEKITEESYYSESYRRFIEDNYTLEEQINALETALNTLEKVNKKINKKVAEDLKDSFLDYMIPKFIEFTPYTDKYIDSFDFEGSKIRIGKVEKITDKISLIEFIVKNKKGQQLALQNIWYNHSTKQITFPDYISLSKNKKIVQNIVHQILDSRLNYNGNMFRFPGSKKYWEERYKTGGNSGQGSYGKLAEFKAEVINSFVKEKRINSIVEFGCGDGNQVSLFDFPKYIGLDVSETAVNLCRERFIKDKTKSFFLYKPEEVESNKSLFKAELSLSLDVIYHLVEDLQFDLYMKNLFQSAEKFVIIYSSNTGKNPEGTSPHIKYRRFTDWIEKNAPEWELFRKIKNKYPKESFSDFFIFSRRQEGLDIH
- a CDS encoding S1 RNA-binding domain-containing protein, which codes for MVNESLATGDSVKGKVVDIKKFGAFLELENGEEGFVHISKISKKYVREISSFLKIGDEVQGKVIGRTKDGKYELSLKDFDEEKEDTGKSHNFEKRLNQYLKDSEKKISEYKKHLDKKKNTRRR